atatatgtatatataatatatatataacaacacAATATAGTACACACCACCATATATGGAAGACATCATCAGTATGAAGACCTGTACAATCAATGATGAATAATAGAGACTTTCTTTTTTCTCTGTCTCTCTTTGACACCTTGTCCCATGTCCTAGGGCTTCGGTGCTGGACAGAGAGGAAGGAGGGAATGTCCACTGTTACCTCCCCTTTGTATCATGCTATGGAGGTATATTGGTATGTATGTATTGTGTCATCCCATCCTAAGGTGAGTATactttgtgtgttgtgtgttatGAATATTAGGGATGTATGTAGGTGTATATGGATATGAATATatagtaatataataatataacacCATCATGATTCCAGgtaagtataataaattgtttatattgtGATGATTAtaggtgtgtatatttatatatgtatgtgtgtttgtagatATCGTCACATCCTGCAAGGTAAGTATAGCGgacaatttttattattatggatatatgtgtatataatataataaatatatatgtgtttgtgtatatccCACCATCATACGGTGAGTAATTGGTTATGTGGTATATTATGAATGTATACATGGGCATAGCTgtgtaaagacacacacacatatgttcaACTGTGTGTATATAgccacgtatgtatatataccaatctatacacgcacatatagacatacgtatgtacatatatggatatatatatatacatatgaatgtgtACCCTTTCTTGTGGTGAGTAGGGTTAATGAACTATGTGTTGTATTCCGTGGTAGGTCGAGGGGGTctcgtgagagagagagagagcgagagccaGGTAAGGACTGGAGGCGCaggcgggttagggttggggttggggttatggttagggttaggaataGGGTTATGGTTAGATAACCATAAAAGGAAATGGGTAGGGTTAGGAgaaggagggggggtggggggatatataaagaaaataaagagGGGAAGTAAAAAGAGGGAATGTGCTCAGTCCATCAACAGTCCTAATGACTCTCACTCACATCTCGTTGAGGCCCCCCGGAAATCTGGTGCCCAGGTTGGTGATCCAGATAAGTTCCGCCCTACGGCGTTGGGCGAGACTCCATCTTGGATTCATCTGGAGGACAGTTGCCCGGACGGCGGGCCATCCGTGTCGGACAAAGTGCCGGACCAGGTGAGTGTTGGTATTTTTGTGTCTAACGATGTTGTACTTATGTTGGGCGAATCTCCTAGTCAAGGTATTGCCCGTCTCGCCTACGTACATTACGCCACATCGTTGACATCTAATAACATACACACAATTTTTGGTGTGTAGTCCGCCACGACACAACGGCTGGAAAACCTTGCGGTTCTGGGGGTTCACAAACCATGGCGCGTAGCGGACTAGGGCGTCCCTCCGGGTGGAGGGCGGGTCCCCCAATGAACTGACCCTGGCCCTGACCAACATATCATTCAAGTTGGGGTTCTTCCGGTAGGCCGGCACCACATAGTGCTCCAGCAGCTTCCCACTACTCTCCGAGAAGGTGCAAAAATTTGTTTTGACTTTTCTCGCGACTCTGACAGCCGCAGGAGAGTAGGTGGTGATAAGAGGAATCATGTCCGTACCAGGAGGAGGTGCCCTCGGGTCCAGGAAGACCCTCATCTGTCTTCTGAGGAAGGACCTGGAGTAGCCCCTCCCCTTCAGAGCAGTGAAGAGGGCCCTCGAGGCCGCCAAGAAGTCCTCCTGCCTAGTACAAATCCTATGAAACCTAAGTAACTGCGATTTCACCAGCCCCGCAAAGGTGTGCTTggggtggaagctgcttttgtagagGAGCGCATGGGTGTCCGTCTCCTTGAAGAACACTTTTATGTCCAAAAGTTGCGTTTTGGCAAAATTCGGACCCTTGAATGTCGTGGTATCCAAAAAGTCGACGGATGTGTTACTCGTAGTCGACTTAATGGTAATGTTTTTATTGTGCGTGTTGAGCGTGTTTAAAAACACGCTAAACTCCTCACTAGAGTGAGTCCAAACGCCCCAGATGTCATCCAGGTACCGAAAATAATGTTCGGGACGTTTTGGGCAAGAGGCCAAAGCAGATGTCTCCCACTCTGCCATAAAAATGTTGGCATACGCAGGTGCAAATTTCTTGCCCATAGCAGTGCCCTTAATTTGGAGGTAGAAACGACCATCGAACTCAAAATCGTTTCGCCTCAAATTAATATCAAGGAGCTCCAAGAGCTCCTTCTCAGGCCTGCTGACGTCACGATACCTGTGGAAGACATTTTTGACAGCCCGGATACCCTCCTCGATATCAATGTTAGTATACAGGCTGTCAATATCAATCGTAAATAAGATGGCATCTGGGGGAATGTGCACATTTTTAATCTTATCAATGAAATCGTAAGTGTCCTTGATGTAGCTGCCGTGTAGAAGGGAGAGTGGCGTTAAATAATGGTCGATGTACTCTGCCGTTCTATACGTCTCGCTCCCGCAGTCAGATACAATGGGGCGGCCCGGCGGTATCTCATGGGGCCTGCTCCATCGCTCTGGCTCCTTGTGTATCTTAGGGAGCATGTAAAATCTGCGGGGGCGGGGATCCGGCTCACCAAGGAGGTACTTTTCTTGTTTCGAATTGATAAACTTTTTGAGTAGTAGATTATGAATAATCTTTTCTACCATGGGGATAGTTTCGGGGTAAATAGGTTCAGGCAGCGGTTTATAATAATTAGTGTCACTCAACTGCCGAGAGCCCTCCCATATGTATTGTGACCTGTCAAAAATGACAACAGCACTGCCTTTGTCGGCAGGCTTGATCACAATGTGTTTGTTTCTTTTCAGACTATAAAGGGCCTCAACCTCTTCGTGTGTCAGATTGGCGGCGACCGCAGGTGCGCAGCCCGAACCCGACAGTGTGAGACCATCAGACCGGACCATCTCCtggaactccggaggcagaagtccGGGTGAGGGCTCCCAGGTCGAGCGGGCTGTGAATGGTGTGGGTTTGAGAGACTCCTGTTTCTCATAATACACCGCCAATTTGACACGTCTATGGTAGCTCTGGAGATCATACTGAAGTTGATGATGCCAGTCGCTACCAAGATTGCACGAAGGGATGAAGTTGAGGCCCTTgttgagcagggaaacctgtgggGGGGTTGGCGTAAAACTAAGGGCCAGATTTATTACGTTCTTACTACCCCCCCGACTTTTCGGGATTATGGGGATGCCTAGTTTAAATGTGCTAGCCAGTGCTTTAACATTCGCACGGCTGTGTCCTGAGTCCAGTGGATCAGGTCTGCACAGGTATCAAACTCCCGGCTGTCGAGGGCCGGGATGTGAGCATAATGGTCCCTGATAAATGTATTCAGCGTCTGGAGATTGTTTTTCTGCTCAACGGGCAGAGAAGCTGAATAATTTATCAGGGGGATCAGCACTCGGGCATGTGGGAATGTGTTCCTGGCTGCCCTGAGTGCCCCCTGGAGCTGCTTAATTGTAGTCTCCTTGACCTTCTGCTCCCGGTTATTGATACCGAAGGCTAGTACCAACACGTCTACCTGGACCTTGGAACTTGTCTTACCCAGAATGGCCTCCGCGTGGCGGAAATTGGCCCCCGGGTAACTGTCCACCTGTACATTGGGCACGCAGAAGGAAGGAATGTGACTAAGATTGGAGTCGCCGATCACCAGGATTTTCTCGGTGGCCGACAACTTCCAATCCGTCATCTTCCTGCTCGTGTTAGGATGTCTAGTGGGCTGGCGGGGAGTGGGACAGACAACAACCTCCTCCAAAACAACATTATCTGTGTTCAACAGGTGTGGTGGTGTACCTGAGACAGTGGGTTCCCTGCGTGTCGTGCTCCCGAAGGTAGGGACCCAGTCTGGAGGGGAGCACGGAGGATTGGAAAGGGGGGTGACAAACATTCCCCCGTGGTCTTGTTCCAGTCGAGGTAGGTGCTCAAAACCCGCCATGAGGGTCCCGAGAAGTGTGGGTTCCGGTGATGAATGTCCTGTGCGTGGTGTCAGGTCCTCTTCTGTGTCCCGGTCGAGTTGGGACCCGTGGGTGGATGTGGAGATGTTCCATGGGGACATCACCGCACCAGGGTCCAAGGCGTTCTGCTCCTCCTCCAGCACGTCGAAGAGTGGGTCCTCGGGGAGTGAAGGCCTCCTGGGTGAGTCTTCATCATCCTCGGTCTGCACCGGGGTGTCTCGTGTCTTCTTGTCCTCTCTGTGTACCACGATGATGGGGTCCTGTCTCCCAGGTGATCTCAGGAGAGGGGTCCTGCGGCGTGGAAGAGGAGCCAGGGTAGGAGGATCCTCACAGATGGTGTCGTCAACCGGTGCGCTGCACGGGGAGCGGTGTGGTGTCCCCCTCTGCTGACTTGGTGGTTCCGGGGCTGCAGGGACGGGCGGTCGGCGGGGCAAGAAGATCGGGGCTATCCGTGTCGGAGGGCTCGCTGGTCGGTCTGCTGCCGGGGACCAGTCCGGGCCAGCGTGGTCGGTGTTGGTGGCGACCGACACACGGGTGACGGTTTGTGCTGGAGGACTTGTGGTCCGTGCCGCAGCAGGAGTCCTGTCAGGGACGACAGGGTCTGTGGAAGTGGCCACCGAAGTCCGGGTGGCAGGCCGGGGCGGCGAGGGACGAGTGGGAGGTACCACCTCCGTGTTGACGAGGAGGACCTCAAAGGCTGACGTAATCCGGGCCTCGGCTTCACGGAGAGTGTCCCCCATTAGTCTGCGTCCCAAATGTTTTTTGGTCCACATAGAAGCCAGCTGAAAGGCGGGCTTCCAGTCCTCATCAATAAAATTGGTTAATTTGTCCAATTcagtttgtaatgtttttttataatGGTCCCTTAAAATGATAATGGTGGTACATGCCCAATTTTGGGCATTACCCCTAATGAGACACTCCACGTCAGGGTTTGTCACCGCAGGTCTGATCATGGTGGCAAGAGTCTGTTCCATTTGATTTATGGAATGTGGGTGTGTGTCTTTGGTGACATTGTTCAGATGGTGTGTGATTTTTATAATGTTGTAACAACATTTGGCTTTTAAATTGCCTTCAATGTCTGTTACATAATTATTGCCAGGTACATTCCTCCTGGGCACATCCTGACGCTGATTGCGTGTCTTTTTGGGACGTGGAGGATTGCGGGGACGTCTTTGAGGTGAGTTTTGGGAATAAAATTGGGTCTGGGGATAATATCTCTGCTGTTTATTGTTTCTGTTATGTTGCACAGCGCGTGTGTTGTTTTGGAAATACCTGCGAGGGGCCCTGTGACGCGGCTGCAGCTGTCCATCATCCCAAAAGGGGCGTGTCTGAGAGCGAGGACCGGGTCTCTGGGCGTGAGCATCCCGGTGTCCTCGCGCCACCTCAGCATAGGATCTGCTGATTGGCCGTTGGAAATGTTCATCCGGGTATTCCTCCCGTTGCAGCTGTCCATCATTCCAAAAGGGGCGTGTCCGGGAGCGAGGAAGAGGTCTCTGAGAGCGATCAGCCCGATGTCCTCGCGCTGCCTCTCTTTCGGATGATCTGTGGCGCCGTTGTTGGAAGTATTCCTCCGGATAATCCTCACGATCAAAACGATGGAAATCCTCCCTTCTGCGTCGTTCTGCAGACGCCGCTCGGCGTTGTTGGCGGCGCTTCCGCATCGATCGGACTGGGATCCACCCCCCGTCATCATATTCGGCCATTTTCGAGCAGATGCAGGAATATTGTCGCTGGATTGCAACGCGGTGGCAGAGGTAAGCGAATAAAAAGTAAATTCGcttttgtaaaaaatgtttttgatgaAAATTGACCGTGAAAATTGAAAAAAGCTGGAAGATCCGGGTATTTGTGGGCGGGGCTTAGACCGAGGTCAAAAGGGAGTACTTCCGGTCTAGGCTCGAGCGTGAAGGTAAAT
This Nerophis ophidion isolate RoL-2023_Sa unplaced genomic scaffold, RoL_Noph_v1.0 HiC_scaffold_279, whole genome shotgun sequence DNA region includes the following protein-coding sequences:
- the LOC133547930 gene encoding uncharacterized protein LOC133547930 isoform X2, which gives rise to MWVCVFGDIVQMVHSSWAHPDADCVSFWDVEDCGDVFERVCCFGNTCEGPCDAAAAVHHPKRGVSESEDRVSGPVHHSKRGVSGSEEEVSESDQPDVLALPLFRMICGAVVGSIPPDNPHDQNDGNPPFCVVLQTPLGVVGGASASIGLGSTPRHHIRPFSSRCRNIVAGLQRGGRGLRCWTERKEGMSTVTSPLYHAMEVYWYVCIVSSHPKVSILCVLCVMNIRDVCRCIWI
- the LOC133547931 gene encoding uncharacterized protein LOC133547931 isoform X1, whose translation is MIIGVYIYICMCVCRYRHILQGRGGLVRERESESQAPRKSGAQVGDPDKFRPTALGETPSWIHLEDSCPDGGPSVSDKVPDQTIKGLNLFVCQIGGDRRCAARTRQCETIRPDHLLELRRQKSGCGGVPETVGSLRVVLPKVGTQSGGEHGGLERGVTNIPPWSCSSRGPLLCPGRVGTRGWMWRCSMGTSPHQGPRRSAPPPARRRVGPRGVKASWVISGEGSCGVEEEPG
- the LOC133547930 gene encoding uncharacterized protein LOC133547930 isoform X1, translated to MWVCVFGDIVQMVHSSWAHPDADCVSFWDVEDCGDVFEVSFGNKIGSGDNISAVYCFCYVAQRVCCFGNTCEGPCDAAAAVHHPKRGVSESEDRVSGPVHHSKRGVSGSEEEVSESDQPDVLALPLFRMICGAVVGSIPPDNPHDQNDGNPPFCVVLQTPLGVVGGASASIGLGSTPRHHIRPFSSRCRNIVAGLQRGGRGLRCWTERKEGMSTVTSPLYHAMEVYWYVCIVSSHPKVSILCVLCVMNIRDVCRCIWI
- the LOC133547931 gene encoding uncharacterized protein LOC133547931 isoform X2, with translation MNYVLYSVVGRGGLVRERESESQAPRKSGAQVGDPDKFRPTALGETPSWIHLEDSCPDGGPSVSDKVPDQTIKGLNLFVCQIGGDRRCAARTRQCETIRPDHLLELRRQKSGCGGVPETVGSLRVVLPKVGTQSGGEHGGLERGVTNIPPWSCSSRGPLLCPGRVGTRGWMWRCSMGTSPHQGPRRSAPPPARRRVGPRGVKASWVISGEGSCGVEEEPG